A region from the Spirochaeta thermophila DSM 6192 genome encodes:
- a CDS encoding MFS transporter: protein MMQRGLSRTTKLGYGVCDLGGNLFFTMVGFFLLYYLTDVVKLSPALAGTALLIGKAWDAVSDPIVGYLSDRTVSPMGRRRPYMLYGALFLFVFMIIMFFPLRFSSDVLTFLWYSVLFCVLSTAYTMVNIPYSALAPELTVDYHERTVLNAYRNVFAILGTFSGALLVLPLVGLFSDYRVGWPFMGGVLGLIMLLSAFVTVFTVRESPPRQRPPQVQILRAYAGVLSLRSFRLALATWTLHIMGVTIIQSALVYYFTYLVGDTSAFQITLFVLLLTALLSVPFWVWVSKRAGKRFAWNTGMLVFAGAVLAFVFLGRSLGLPAAYVFIVLGGFGFSTQYVIPYAVLPDIVEYDYAKNGIRREGLFYGMWTFMSKVGQALALALSGWILSLFHYVPPSAEGVPQVQPPEALLGISLLVGPLPAVLFVVGVLVFLFYPITREFYEKILKMVEERSPSHM from the coding sequence ATGATGCAGCGGGGACTTTCACGGACGACGAAGCTGGGGTACGGGGTCTGCGATCTCGGCGGCAATCTCTTCTTCACCATGGTGGGGTTCTTCCTCCTCTACTATCTCACCGATGTGGTGAAGCTTTCCCCTGCCCTCGCAGGTACGGCCCTCCTCATCGGGAAGGCCTGGGATGCGGTCTCCGATCCCATAGTGGGGTACCTCTCGGACAGGACGGTCTCTCCCATGGGACGCCGCAGACCCTACATGCTCTACGGCGCCCTCTTCCTCTTCGTCTTCATGATCATCATGTTCTTCCCCCTCCGCTTCTCGAGCGACGTCCTCACGTTCCTCTGGTACAGCGTACTCTTCTGCGTCCTCAGCACGGCGTACACCATGGTGAACATCCCCTACAGCGCCCTCGCCCCGGAACTCACGGTGGACTATCACGAACGTACCGTGCTCAATGCCTACCGGAACGTCTTCGCCATACTGGGTACCTTCTCCGGGGCCCTCCTCGTCCTTCCCCTGGTGGGGCTCTTCTCCGACTACCGGGTGGGCTGGCCGTTCATGGGTGGGGTGTTGGGACTCATCATGCTCCTCTCGGCGTTCGTGACGGTCTTCACGGTGAGGGAGTCGCCTCCCCGCCAGAGACCGCCCCAGGTGCAGATCCTGCGTGCCTATGCAGGGGTCCTCTCCTTACGGAGTTTTCGCCTCGCCCTCGCCACGTGGACGCTGCACATCATGGGGGTCACCATCATCCAGAGCGCCCTCGTGTACTACTTCACCTATCTCGTGGGGGACACCTCCGCCTTCCAGATCACGCTCTTCGTCCTCCTCCTCACGGCCCTCCTCTCCGTGCCCTTCTGGGTCTGGGTGTCGAAGCGGGCCGGCAAGCGGTTCGCCTGGAACACCGGGATGCTCGTCTTCGCAGGCGCGGTTCTCGCATTCGTGTTTCTGGGGAGGAGCCTGGGGCTTCCTGCCGCATACGTCTTCATCGTGCTCGGAGGTTTCGGGTTTTCCACCCAGTACGTGATCCCCTACGCCGTGCTCCCCGACATCGTGGAGTACGACTACGCCAAGAACGGCATCCGGCGGGAGGGGCTCTTCTACGGCATGTGGACCTTCATGAGCAAGGTGGGACAGGCGCTCGCCCTCGCCCTCTCGGGGTGGATCCTCTCGCTCTTCCACTACGTGCCGCCTTCCGCCGAGGGCGTGCCCCAGGTCCAGCCGCCCGAGGCCCTTCTCGGGATCTCGCTCCTTGTGGGCCCCCTCCCCGCGGTCCTCTTCGTGGTCGGGGTGCTCGTCTTCCTCTTCTACCCCATCACGAGGGAGTTCTACGAGAAGATCCTCAAGATGGTGGAGGAGCGCAGTCCCTCTCACATGTGA
- a CDS encoding TetR/AcrR family transcriptional regulator, producing the protein MTCEDIIRAALRGWAKNRFQRLTLISVAEELGVTKQALYRYFPSKESLMDGILEYARAVNLTLVEDLNRISSLPFHEGLSFHLSRLLLDFKRHADLYLFLYPPQKVLFRDRFKAFYREVEEHGLTITRTLFSRPGAPDIPERLLPAVHSFIGTTFLFLLLKDMPRPQEDPRESFTTFLSNLDLEKKVRAVTEVIVHGTVRGSFALPDVERVRTIARVEESEVPHFDRILSAAEKVIHEKGIANTTLDDIAHEIGVTRATLYSYFKNKRDLVVSTILRQITGFFDPLFPRLAVCTSIEEKVLCYILYAAEYSHVHKRLFSVTNWLRINSPLRPLRDARAWEQIGRYLERFALLFSPLPLREGLRPAEMLPFLHVLTGSLMQEEPLIRPSEALLVWAYFLEGLRGIERHAEQISAHEKDTDHERRLP; encoded by the coding sequence ATGACCTGTGAGGACATCATACGGGCCGCCCTCAGGGGATGGGCCAAGAACCGTTTCCAGCGTCTCACGCTCATCAGCGTGGCCGAGGAACTGGGGGTGACCAAACAGGCCCTCTACCGATACTTTCCTTCAAAGGAATCCCTCATGGACGGTATCCTCGAATATGCGAGGGCGGTCAACCTCACGCTGGTGGAGGACCTGAACAGGATCTCCTCTCTCCCCTTCCACGAAGGGCTTTCCTTCCACCTCTCCCGCCTCCTCCTCGATTTCAAGAGGCATGCCGACCTTTATCTCTTCCTCTATCCCCCCCAGAAGGTCCTCTTCCGGGATCGATTCAAGGCCTTCTACCGTGAGGTGGAGGAGCACGGCCTCACCATCACCCGAACCCTCTTCTCCCGACCGGGTGCGCCCGATATCCCCGAGCGTCTCCTCCCCGCCGTGCACTCGTTCATCGGCACCACCTTCCTCTTCCTCCTCCTCAAGGACATGCCGAGGCCCCAAGAAGATCCGCGGGAATCCTTCACGACCTTCCTCTCCAACCTGGACCTGGAGAAGAAGGTGAGGGCCGTCACGGAGGTGATCGTGCATGGAACCGTGAGAGGTTCCTTCGCCCTGCCCGATGTCGAACGAGTGCGGACGATCGCCCGGGTGGAGGAATCCGAGGTCCCCCACTTCGACCGGATCCTCTCCGCCGCCGAAAAGGTGATACACGAAAAGGGGATCGCCAATACCACCTTGGACGACATCGCCCACGAGATCGGGGTGACGAGGGCGACCCTCTACTCCTACTTCAAGAACAAGCGCGATCTCGTGGTGTCCACCATACTGAGACAGATCACCGGGTTCTTCGATCCCCTCTTTCCGAGGCTTGCGGTGTGCACCTCGATCGAGGAAAAGGTCCTGTGCTACATCCTCTATGCGGCCGAGTATTCCCATGTCCACAAGCGGCTCTTCTCCGTCACCAACTGGCTCAGGATCAACTCCCCCCTCCGACCCCTCAGGGACGCGCGGGCGTGGGAGCAGATCGGCCGCTATCTCGAACGCTTCGCCCTCCTCTTCTCCCCCCTCCCCCTCAGGGAGGGGCTGAGGCCCGCGGAGATGCTCCCTTTCCTCCACGTCCTCACCGGCTCCCTCATGCAGGAGGAACCCCTCATACGCCCCTCGG